TTAATGAAGATAGGAATAGGCGTAATCATATACATAATCGTAGGTTTTTTGCTACATGATAAGCTTGGAATACAGTCTGCGGTAATTGCACTTTCAGCAGCGGCCTTTATGCTGATTGTGAAAGGTAAGAAAGTAGAGTCTTTGATAGAAGATGTTGAGTGGCCTACGATTTTGTTCTTCATATCGCTATTTATAATCGTTGGCGGAATGCAAAAGACGGGTATCATAAAAGCGATGTCAGAGGCTTTGATTGATTTCACAGAGGGGCATGAGCTTCTTACAATTCTCGTAATCCTTTGGGCGTCAGCAATCATTTCGTCGATACTTGATAACATACCTTTTGTTGCGACCATGATACCTTTGATTCTTGCGATGAAGGCTCAGGGCATGGACGTTGAGCTTCTCTGGTGGGCTCTGTCACTAGGTGCTTGCCTAGGCGGTAACGGAACTCTTGTAGGTGCATCAGCAAACGTTGTTTTATCTGATATCAGTAACAAACACGGACATCCAATCACATTTAAAAGCTACTTCAAGGTTGGATTTCCTTTCATGATTGCATCGGTATTTGTTTCGATGATCGTACTTATTATAAAAGCGTATATATAGGGCTAGTTTGATTTATTGCATTTTGATAAAAAAGGTATATAATTGCTTTGTCAGGAGGAGGAATAATGGAAATAATATCAATACTTGTCTTTCTTGGCGTTATGGTTTTGATAACGACGGGAAAGATAGATAGCACACTTTCAGCGCTTATCGGTGCGGCAGTGATTTTGCTCACCAAGGTGCTTAGCTTTGATGAAGCAATTAAGTATGTTGATTTTGACACGATAGGCGTGCTTGTTGGCATGATGCTATTCATAGCAGTGCTAAAGCAGTCTGGAATGTTTGAATACATAGCTATCAAAGCGGCTAAGAAGGTAAATGCTGACCCTTGGAAAATCATGATAATCTTTGTGATTATTACAGCAGTTTTATCTTCTTGCCTAGACAATGTTACGACGGTTCTTCTAGTTGGACCTATGACGATTGCTATTGCAAGAATGCTAGAGGTGAATCCAGTACCATACCTTTTAATGCTTATCTTCTCATCAAATGTTGGAGGTACAGCTACTTTGATAGGTGACCCACCAAATATAATGATTGGAAGTGCTGCAGGACTATCCTTTATGGACTTTATGATGAACACGGGACTTGCTGTTGTGTTAGTAATCGCAGTTCAGATCATCATGATGAAGTTTCTTTACAAGAAATCTACGGTGGCAACTGAAGAAGCAAGAGCAAAGGTAATGGCACTAGATGAGAATAAGTCTATAACAGATGCTAGACTTATGAAGATAGGTATAGTTCTTATAGGACTCATAATAATAGGATTTCTCGCTCATGATAAGCTAGGAGTTCAGCCAGCTGTAATTGCGCTTTCAGCAGCTACAATTATAATGCTACTTAGCGGAAAGAAAGCTGAGCATGTAATAGAAGATGTGGAGTGGTCGACGATACTCTTTTTCATAGCGCTTTTTGTTATCGTAGGTGGAATGGAAAAGACTGGTGTTATATCGGCTATATCAAAGGGAATAATCAGCTTTACAGAAGGACATGAAATAATTACAATACTAGTAATACTCTGGGCTTCGGCGCTTGTTTCATCGGTACTAAATAACATACCTTTTGTGGCTGCGATGATACCTTTGATTATCTCAATGAAAAATCAGG
The nucleotide sequence above comes from Eubacterium sulci ATCC 35585. Encoded proteins:
- a CDS encoding membrane protein; the protein is MVLITTGKIDSTLSALIGAAVILLTKVLSFDEAIKYVDFDTIGVLVGMMLFIAVLKQSGMFEYIAIKAAKKVNADPWKIMIIFVIITAVLSSCLDNVTTVLLVGPMTIAIARMLEVNPVPYLLMLIFSSNVGGTATLIGDPPNIMIGSAAGLSFMDFMMNTGLAVVLVIAVQIIMMKFLYKKSTVATEEARAKVMALDENKSITDARLMKIGIVLIGLIIIGFLAHDKLGVQPAVIALSAATIIMLLSGKKAEHVIEDVEWSTILFFIALFVIVGGMEKTGVISAISKGIISFTEGHEIITILVILWASALVSSVLNNIPFVAAMIPLIISMKNQGMDVELLWWALSLGACLGGNGTLIGASANVVLSDISNKHGYPITFASYLKVGFPFMILSILVSTIVLLIKAYI